A single genomic interval of Nonomuraea rubra harbors:
- a CDS encoding class I SAM-dependent methyltransferase — translation MIMDPAVMGYYERGGELTRLRQGRGRLEYWRTRDVLRRLLPPAPAGVLDVGGGTGVHAEWLAAEGYDVELVDPVPLHVEEAAKLPGVRARLGDARALPVPGGQADAVLLLGPLYHLPERADRLRALSEARRAARPGGLVAAAVITRYAALHDSVYHGYLLQEGRPAIEYEALETGLLISSKEGGFRGYAHGLDEILTEFTEAGLPEPRRYGLEGAFWLYGDVNDWLDDDGRRELLLDAARRLECEPSLLGVSGHLLAVASV, via the coding sequence ATGATCATGGATCCCGCCGTCATGGGTTACTACGAGCGCGGGGGCGAGCTGACGCGCCTGCGGCAGGGCCGGGGCCGCCTGGAGTACTGGCGCACCCGCGACGTGCTGCGCCGCTTACTGCCGCCGGCGCCCGCGGGGGTGCTCGACGTGGGCGGCGGCACGGGCGTGCACGCCGAGTGGCTGGCCGCCGAGGGTTACGACGTCGAGCTCGTCGATCCGGTGCCGCTGCACGTCGAGGAGGCCGCGAAGCTACCGGGGGTGCGCGCCCGCCTGGGTGACGCCAGGGCGCTGCCGGTGCCCGGCGGGCAGGCCGACGCGGTGCTGCTGCTCGGCCCGCTCTACCACCTGCCCGAGCGCGCCGACCGCCTGCGGGCGCTGTCGGAGGCCCGCCGCGCCGCCCGTCCCGGCGGGCTGGTCGCCGCCGCCGTCATCACCCGGTACGCGGCCCTGCACGACAGCGTCTACCACGGCTACCTCCTCCAGGAGGGGCGGCCGGCCATCGAGTACGAGGCCCTGGAGACGGGCCTGCTCATCTCCTCCAAGGAGGGCGGCTTCCGCGGGTACGCCCACGGCCTCGACGAGATCCTCACGGAGTTCACCGAGGCGGGGCTGCCCGAGCCGCGCCGGTACGGCCTGGAGGGCGCCTTCTGGCTGTACGGCGACGTGAACGACTGGCTGGACGACGACGGGCGGCGCGAGCTGCTGCTCGACGCCGCCCGCCGCCTGGAGTGCGAGCCGTCGCTGCTGGGCGTCAGCGGCCACCTGCTGGCCGTCGCGTCCGTTTGA